In Humulus lupulus chromosome 6, drHumLupu1.1, whole genome shotgun sequence, a single genomic region encodes these proteins:
- the LOC133786046 gene encoding uncharacterized protein LOC133786046 has protein sequence MVENTEYFFTYPWGKVSFNKLMDSCKKDMHHQKRNYEKKKEVKGKQKEAKYSLYGYVPSLQYWAYEAIQQFAREYGINHGNQFPRMLSWSSNKERPISKADLAPMFKKTSLIVLSMLKPRSSEIDYYSALTEGDAPLYPGLGQEEEVETPTDFEKVAEIAAEVAKAANIFVDGPDDEDTPVPIDPTPSHIDAAMHMLRRRRQFYPGAYRQDGVVMNIMF, from the exons atggtggagaacactgagtacttctttacttacccatgggggaaggtgtcttttaacaagcttatggattcatgtaagaaagacatgcatcatcagaaaaggaactatgagaagaaaaaggaagttaaggggaaacagaaagaagcaaaatacagtttgtatggttatgtcccttcattgcagtattgggcatatgaagccatccagcagtttgcacgtgagtatggtattaaccatggaaaccagtttccgaggatgcttagttggtcgagcaataaggagcgtcctatttcgaaggccgaccttgcaccgatgttcaagaagacgagt ttgattgtgttgtccatgttgaagccccggtcttcggagatagattattatagcgctctgacggagggtgatgctcccttgtatcccgggttgggccaagaagaagaggtagaaactcccactgattttgagaaggtggcggagatagctgctgaggttgcgaaggcagcaaatatttttgttgatggccctgatgatgaggataccccagtccccatcgaccccacaccctcg catattgatgcggccatGCATATGCTACGTAGGCGTCGACAGTTCTATCCCGGGGCGTATCGGCAAGATGGtgttgtgatgaatattatgttctGA
- the LOC133786045 gene encoding receptor-like protein 6 produces MEYWSSRLMFLITLVLLLSQSLIDSSTPSPSNNLLCHPAESSALLQFSNSFIINPSMFDFVMKPKTVSWKNGTDCCSWDGVSCDHISGHVIGLNLSSSGLQGPLHSNSTLFSLPHLQTLILDHNNFSCSPIPPEIGSFPNMKTLSLFFANFSGYVPEEISHLSKLSYLTICGNFDDSHLLMGPFVLKKMLQNFTNLMELIMINIDMSGVELVSSFMNVSSSLTTLDLSWCGLRGKFPEYVFRLPNLQELALGTNPYSPFSGNLTGSLPMFNWSSPLSFKGSSNNAMLTNLTQLVELISLCIDSNNLGGQIPLFFLNLQQLAFLDLSRNNFAGKIPEFPKANSSQSPLQLNLRALSIFDNLLSESIPSWIPNSIFQQKNLLHLDLSHNNLDGVLELNKFSMLKNLQSLDLSFNNFTVSTHKYTNNDSFPQLSDLGLASCNIREFPYFLKNMKSLQTLQLSQNQIQGRIPEWLWNEGTCSLSRLNISHNFLTSVQKIPCKSLDTVDLRSNMIQGPLPTVPPSVTIFFISNNALSG; encoded by the exons ATGGAGTACTGGTCATCACGTTTGATGTTTCTCATTACCCTTGTACTCCTCCTTTCTCAATCTTTAATCGACTCATCGACTCCTTCACCTTCTAATAATTTGTTGTGTCATCCTGCCGAGAGCTCTGCTCTGCTCCAATTCAGCAACTCCTTTATCATCAATCCAAGCATGTTCGACTTTGTAATGAAGCCCAAGACAGTCTCTTGGAAGAATGGCACAGATTGTTGTTCATGGGATGGAGTGTCATGTGATCATATTTCAGGTCATGTAATTGGCCTCAACCTCAGTTCTAGCGGTCTTCAAGGCCCTCTTCACTCCAACAGCACCCTTTTCTCACTTCCCCATCTCCAAACTTTAATCCTTGACCACAATAATTTCTCTTGCTCTCCAATTCCTCCTGAAATTGGCAGTTTTCCCAACATGAAAACGCTTAGTCTCTTTTTTGCCAACTTTTCTGGTTATGTCCCTGAAGAAATTTCTCACCTCTCTAAACTTTCTTATCTTACCATTTGTGGTAATTTCGATGATAGTCATCTTTTGATGGGGCCATTTGTCTTGAAAAAAATGCTTCAAAACTTCACCAATCTCATGGAACTTATTATGATTAACATCGACATGTCTGGTGTTGAACTAGTTAGTTCTTTCATGAATGTGTCTTCTTCCTTGACGACTCTTGATCTTAGTTGGTGTGGATTGCGAGGGAAATTCCCAGAATATGTCTTTCGCTTACCAAATCTTCAGGAGCTGGCATTGGGAACCAATCCATATTCACCTTTTAGTGGTAATCTTACTGGTTCTCTGCCTATGTTTAATTGGAGTAGTCCACTCAG TTTTAAAGGATCATCAAACAATGCAATGTTGACTAACCTCACTCAATTAGTGGAACTCATTTCCTTATGCATCGATAGCAACAATCTTGGAGGTCAAATCCCATTGTTTTTTCTCAATCTTCAGCAGTTGGCCTTTTTGGATCTTTCTCGCAACAATTTTGCTGGTAAGATTCCTGAATTTCCAAAAGCAAATTCCTCACAAAGCCCACTACAATTGAACTTAAGGGCCCTCTCCATATTTGATAACTTGCTTAGTGAATCAATACCTTCCTGG ATTCCAAACTCAATATTTCAACAGAAAAACCTACTACACCTAGATCTCTCACACAATAATTTGGATGGTGTTTTAGAGTTAAACAAGTTTTCAATGTTGAAAAATCTTCAGAGTCTTGACCTTTCTTTTAACAATTTCACCGTCTCCACACATAAATACACCAACAATGATTCATTTCCTCAACTTTCTGATTTGGGTTTGGCTTCATGCAACATTAGAGAATTTCCATATTTTCTGAAAAACATGAAAAGCTTACAAACACTACAACTTTCCCAGAATCAAATTCAGGGTAGGATTCCTGAATGGCTGTGGAACGAGGGAACATGTTCGTTGTCTAGATTGAACATTTCTCACAACTTCTTAACAAGTGTACAGAAAATTCCATGTAAAAGCCTAGACACTGTAGATCTTCGCTCTAACATGATTCAAGGGCCTCTTCCTACTGTTCCACCTTCAGTGACTATTTTTTTCATCTCAAACAATGCTCTATCTGGATAG
- the LOC133784496 gene encoding uncharacterized protein LOC133784496, producing the protein MITGIDNQFLASWKGVDTVYWCQNYLQAHWFAVEASISTWTLNVYDSDVTVISDKQLQSFMKSWSTLFPSLLLQSQLFKDDPRLTIPPGAKRCKEFNVHRMPVDSVPQTKVSGDCGVYAIKHIEHLLGRLPLDTICDDNMELFRNKWTVDLWYQNVRH; encoded by the exons ATGATTACGGGAATTGACAATCAATTTCTGGCATCGTGGAAGGGAGTAGacactgtatattggtgccagaactaccttcaagcgcattggtttgcagttgaagcctccatttctacttggactctgaatgtttatgattcGGACGTGACAgtgataagtgataaacaactgcaatcttttatgaagtcatggtctactttgttcccatcgttgttattgcagtcacaacttttcaaggacgaccctcggttgacgattccacctggagctaaaagatgcaaagagttcaatgtgcaccgcatgccagttgattcagtaccccaaaccaaagtcag tggagattgtggtgtgtacgccatcaagcacatcgaacacttattgggtaggctaccacttGACACGATTTGCGATGACAACATGGAGTTGTTCAGAAACAAATGGACAGTtgacttatggtatcagaatgttagacattga
- the LOC133783252 gene encoding receptor-like protein 33 produces MFENLTNLRSLHLSNNHLDGPLPSSLHSCQSLEVLDVGNNKINDTFPQWLEDLPMLRVLVLKSNRFHGFIRPPKVEHPFQKLQIMDLSNNEFIGLLPTKYFESFTSMMDGHATRNLTHIGETYYQDSVNLVVKGHELILEKIIIIFVTIDFSRNNFEGAIPKSIRQLKSLKGLNFSQNRLEGSIPISLINLSNLEWLDLSSNKLVGGIPSEMMDLTQLSYLNLSHNKLVGPIPRGNQFDTFNEDSYSGNVELCGPPLSKSCNNGMQQDGDHGEKHTDHIIFDWKIVMIGYGCGLIIGISVGYMVRYSERFDYWLYKKVEGRQRQRQRLRRQTNTRLRMMN; encoded by the coding sequence ATGTTTGAAAATTTAACTAATTTGAGGAGTTTGCACCTTAGTAACAATCATCTAGATGGACCCCTGCCAAGTTCTCTGCATAGTTGCCAAAGCTTAGAAGTTTTAGACGTGGGAAATAACAAGATAAACGATACCTTCCCTCAATGGTTGGAAGATCTTCCAATGCTTCGAGTTCTTGTTTTGAAATCCAATAGATTCCATGGTTTCATAAGGCCACCTAAGGTTGAACATCCATTTCAGAAGTTGCAGATCATGGATCTCTCTAACAATGAATTCATTGGTCTATTACCAACAAAGTATTTTGAGAGTTTCACGTCTATGATGGATGGACATGCCACTAGAAACCTGACACACATAGGAGAAACCTATTACCAAGATTCTGTGAATTTGGTAGTGAAAGGTCATGAACTTATACTTgaaaaaatcataattatttttgtaacaatcgaTTTTTCAAGAAATAACTTTGAAGGAGCGATTCCGAAGTCAATTAGACAGCTGAAATCTCTTAAAGGGCTCAACTTTTCTCAAAATAGACTAGAGGGTTCTATTCCTATCTCATTGATAAACTTAAGTAATCTTGAATGGTTAGATCTCTCTTcgaataagctggttggggggaTTCCTAGTGAAATGATGGATCTGACACAACTTTCATACTTAAACCTTTCACATAACAAATTGGTGGGACCAATACCTCGTGGAAACCAATTTGATACGTTCAATGAAGATTCATATAGTGGAAACGTGGAGTTATGTGGGCCTCCTTTATCTAAATCATGCAACAATGGGATGCAACAAGATGGTGATCATGGCGAGAAACATACGGATCACATAATCTTTGATTGGAAAATTGTGATGATAGGATATGGATGTGGACTAATTATCGGGATATCTGTGGGCTACATGGTGCGTTACAGTGAAAGGTTTGATTATTGGCTTTACAAAAAGGTTGAAGGACGACAAAGACAAAGACAAAGACTACGTCGTCAAACAAATACTCGTCTAAGAATGATGAACTAG